The Prionailurus bengalensis isolate Pbe53 chromosome B1, Fcat_Pben_1.1_paternal_pri, whole genome shotgun sequence genomic interval atatactaataacaaagtagaaaaagaaattaagaaaacaattccaggggcgcctgggtggttcagtcagttaagtgtccaacttcagttcagggcatgatctcacagtttctaagtttgagccctgcattgggttctctgctgtcagcgcagagcctgcttcggatcctctgtttgcctatctccctgcccctccccagctcactctctctctcaaaaataaacattaaaaaaaatttttttaaagaaaatcattttaaaaatcatcattaaagacaaacaaaaagcagaaaccagACCTACAAATTCAGAGAACtgttggttgccagagggaagagggatgCGGGgcatgggcaaaatgagtgaaagggAGATACagtttccagttatggaaagaataagtcatagggatgaaaGTTACAgcatagcattgtatggtgacagatggtagctacgctTGGGAAAGCATAGCGTAATGTATAGGtttatcatacacctgaaactaacataatattgtgTGCTAACTATAATTAAATCAAActataatcaattaattaaaatcaagaaaaaatacatacaaaaattcttaagaaagGGTAAGGACTGTGTCTATCCTATTTTCCTCTATATTCATAATACCTGGCACAGTGCTTGGCCAGACTAAgtattaacaatatttgttaaataaataatctagAGATAACCACTGTTAAAACTGGGCTTGTCACAGCACACCTTATATTATAGTTGTGAAACATGGGAATATACCACCTATTGaaacacaaaacttaaaaataacttctaaagaggcgccggggtggctcagttggttaagcatccaacttcagctcaggtcatgatctcgcagcctgtgagatcaaaccctgcgttcggctctgtgctgacagctcagagcctggagcctgcctcatatcctgtgtctccctctctgcctctcctccactcacaatctgtctctcaaaaatgagtaaatgttaaaaagaaaaaaaagaaaagaaaaagaaaacttttaaagatttaggtgtatttttttccaaacttttctTAATGTGTACATATTTAAGTGCTATTTTACGATCTGTTCATCTCACTCAATATATCTGGATATACCATTCCTATAAATATAAACCTGTatcattttaataacattctATTGTGTGGTGGTACAATAAATTAAACCACCCCTTACTGGTGGACATTCGCCTAAAGTTTTGCATAGTCTATTCTGCtacaatgtatatttttataagttaGTACATACACAATTCagtaaaaaaagattaatttctcTCCCAGCacctgttatttttaaagtgcttaggAGTAAAGTTCCTCATAAAGAGAAAGCCTTAgcccaagagaaaaaagaagagaactgccgttttttgtttttgtttttttaatttttttttaacgtttatttatttttgagagagagagagacagagcatgaatgggggagggtcagagagagggagacacagaatctgaaacaggctccaggctccgagctgtcagcacagagcccgacgcggggcccgaactcacagaccgtgagatcatgacctgagccgaagtcggccgcctaaccaactgagccacccaggcgccccgagaactgCCGTCTCTTAATGCATGGCTGGTTTGGTCAGCTATGCTGACTATAAGCATAAATTGCTGAAGCGGAGAGTGCCGGTAAAGGAGCTGTGGAGACATTTCCCCCAGGCTTAcaaatgtttttttgagaaagccagatcaagtttttaattaaaagtatgtATTGAAAATAAATGCCCTCAAATATACACCTTCAAGGAAGCACAAACCCAGGGTTTATGGCTTCACAGGATGGGCTGATGCTGGGCACCAGTGAAGATTTCACGTGTTAGTATTTTTATGAGGATTGTTATCATTTTCGTTACTGCTGTGTTTTCAACACTGCATGAGTTTTGATTCTTCTGTCCTAACTCTATTTCTTCTACAAGCCTAAGTCTCTTGGTTTTGCAGAAATTAATATATCGGATTACTATAAAAAATGTCTGCAGTGCCcaattattttttggaatatgttCTTGGGAATGAATTATAGTATCAAAGGGCATTTTgaaaggggttttttttgttttgttttttttaaatatagatttccAAATTGCCCTCTGAAAAGACTGTACCATTGTAGCAGTTACCAGTGCTGTTCATCAAGTAGGTCATACTCTCCCCCATCTGGACACAAAGATGGATGCACTTTTTGGCCTGTCAAGATTGGATGGAGCCATCTGACTTGTTCTGGTCAGTGACTTGTGAAAGAAGTGGCTTGTGTCATTTCTAATCTGGGGCATTTAATTGTTAGTGCAAGACTTGTGGAGCAGCACtttccaacagaactttctgtggtAATAAAAATGTTCCATATCTGCATTGTCCCAAAATGGTAGGCACTAACCACAGGcagctactgagcacttgaaaagtGGCTAGGGTGGCTGAGGAAatcaatttttaaacttttcaaatatttattaatttcaataACTGtatgtagctagtggctactgtactgCACAGCTCTGGAGCCTTTTTACCCTCCATATGTACAGTGACGGCAGTGTTCCGTATAGCAGATGTTCTAGCCGCTCAGGTcctaaaaatgagaatgaaacaTAGCCATAATGGATCTGTAGCTTGAATAAGCTGTggttgctttaagccactgaaGTTTTTGAGGGTGTATGCTACCACAGCAAAACTTATCCTAACCTGAATGATACCTGATATGATACTGAATGATAACCTGAATTGCAACTTCTACTTAGCGTATGAGTACATGTTAAGCTAATTTGGGAGTAAGTCAgccaaagacaaatacatgatttcactcatgtgtggaagttgagaaacaaaacagatgaacatgggggaagggaaggaaaaataagataaagacagagaggagacaaaccattagagactcttaaatacagagaacaaactgagggttgctggtggggtgttgggcggggatgggctagatgggtgataggcattaaggagggcacttgttaggaagAGTACTGGGTGTTAGATGtaataatgaatcactaaatcctactcctgaaaaaataacataacataacataacataacataacataacataacataacataacataacataacataacataaaatggtTTCTAGTTTTAGTGTCCTTCTTAAGCccaattttaatgaattatttacCTGTAATTTTTTTCACTACTCTTTTTTAACATCTTAAAATCCTAATCCTCACATCTTAATCCTACAAGGATTAGACTGAGAATGGAAAACagctttatattttctaaaatgtccaCACATCATCATTTACTGACTCAACTACTTCTTTCTCAATACTACTAAACGTCAGTGTTATATAATAAATTTGATATGTTTGGGACTACTGGACTCCTTACATTTTTCTGCCTATTTTGGCAGGAATATCACTGCTTTCACTACTGTGGCTTTATAATACTTAACATCACCTCAGGAAAATTCCTGTTCATCATTCTTTCACAAAATTTTCCTGGCTATGTTTGAACATGTATCAAGGTTGAACTTCACATGTTTACAAACCATGAACTTTGACATGgtctaaaataaaacagatcatgTTGGGATAATGCAGAATTTatggatttattcattcacttctgctttctgtctctaaggcttcatttatgtttttaccTGATGTGAATTCAAAACTCAAACTTAGTTTCATAAAggttaaataatgaaaatgttttgcttttagtATTGACCATATCGAATaggttttgatttgattttctaaatACAGTATAGCTGGAATTTGATTTCAGCTaagaattatttacaaatattttaaattcttgaaaaatGTGGGTGTTTTGTTTCCAATTGTGTCACTAATTCTTAGATTTGCAGCACTGAGGACAATGTAATCTCAGGTTCTCTCTTGTAACTTTATGTgcgttcagttttttttttttttttaatttttttttttcaacgtttatttttatttttgggacagagagagacagagcatgaacgggggaggggcagagagagagggagacacagaatcggaagcaggctccaggctctgagccatcagcccagagcctgacacggggctcgaactcacggaccgcgagatcgtgacctggctgaagtcggacgcttaaccgactgcgccacccaggcgcccctgtgcgttcagttttaataaatacttggatGTATAGAGATTCACCTTATTATCTACTCAGATATTCTACATCTTAGTTTTGTCTATTTGACCTACTAAGGATTGAGAAAATTATGCCAAAAAATCTTACTTGCATCGTTTcataatttctcctttattttcgaAAGTTTCAACTTGGTAGCAGTTATATAGCCTAAAGGCTCATAACAGTCCTATCTTTATGAATGAATACAGACATCTTTATAAAGTCACTCTATTCATCTTGgcttttttcttcacttaactCGCTGATTTTTACTAGAAATTAAAGTGTACaaaagttctggggcgcctgggtggctcagttggttgagcgtctgacttcagctcaggtcatatctcacggtttttgagttcgagcccgcatcgggctctgtgctgatggctcggaatctggagcctgcttcagattccttgtctccctctttctctgcctctaccctgctcgtgctctctctctcgaaaataaacataaaaaaaaaaaaagcgtacaAAAGTTCTAAACAGCATTCATTAACCTTCATTTTACCACACATTCATATGAAGAAGcacatttaaatgttatttattaaataacatgTTTAAAGCAGGGACCTTCTTTATGATGCTGGCTCTTGGTTCTTACCAAGATCTTAAATTCACTGAGAATGGTCAGTATTTATATCAAAGAAGGAGTCGAGAATGGTCAGTATTTACATCAGAGAAGGAGTCGGGGCAGGCCAAAGGGCAAGCAGCAGAAGATCTAGCTTTATTAgcacccctctctcctccttccacccATTTCTTCTTCTACCAGTTTCCCCAATCTTATCATTATGCGAAActaaatgagttcctttataaAACCTTATTAAAACTGTTTTCTACTCCCAGATATTTTACCACATAAAAATCCCAAGCCAGGTTAGAAATAGTTCCTAAAGTTATCTTCAGTTaaagtatattaataaaaatgcaataatttaTATTGGTGTGACAAAGcagggggctggaggctgggtggaagagagacaggaaaggactggtattatttattgtatactttttatacatagtttttaattttaagtatataaacttATTAcctatttaaatatgtaaaaattagaaacctaaaaattgcataaaaataaaaaaaaaaatactacttacCAGTCATATTTTCATCCAGTGGTAGAGAGACTCCTACATCACAGATTTTAATTGTTTCAAAATCACCTTTAATTACAACATTTGAGGACTTTATGTCTCCATGAAGCAGTTTCTTTTCTTGGTGTAGATACTAAAACAGTTGAAATTTAATACATCTGAGCAAATatataaactgataaaaatataGCATAAccttcaaacaaaaataacaacttgAACTCCCTTCCTGAACTGTAGGATTGTATCTGTTCATCATTTCAAACTATCTGAAGTCAGACCAGGGAACATCCTTTGTTACCATAGTCCGCCATACTGACCAGACCTAAAGGAGTCTTTGAAAATCAATGTCCATTTATAGGTAAgctaacttttttattttcaaactcatCTCATACTTGTCTATTAAAAGAAGACACTGcagctttaaaaatataccacaattggagcacctgggtggctcagtcagtcatgatctcatggttcatgagactgagccctccAACAGGCTCTAAGGCGGGgcggggagtctgcttgggattctctctctccctctctctgcccctcccctgctcatggctctctctctctctctaaataatacaaatatatttttaaaaattcaccaaatTTTCCTTAAGGCTAGTCATTTTTAGAAGTAAATTTGGGATCTTCACAATGAGGCACACTTTTCTCAAATGACTGAGGTGATGCAGAACAGATGACTAAGGGCTACACAGAGGTCACaagcagaagaggaagcagaaatgTAATCTAAGACTATATTTTGTTTTACACACCAACTCTTTCTTAGTAATGCTACTCACGCATTATCAAAAATAATCTTGCTACACTGTTATTTGTTCATCAGCATCTGAGCATCTACTCTGTGAGCTGGGTTTGAAAATACTGCAGAGACAATTTTTGGTATGTATCTTGGAACACTTACTGTgcttaacttattattttttttaaaagtttatttatttattttgaaagagagagagagagagagagagcacaagtgagctggggaggggcagagagagagagagagggacagaaagaatcccaagcaggctccacactgtcagtacagagcccgacatggggcttgatctcacgatctgtgagttcatgacctaagctgaaatcaagagtcagatgcttaaccaactgagccacccaggtgccccaaaactaatacaattatttttttcttttatttattttttaatgaatataatttattgtcaaattggcttacatactaACTCTTAACATGCGACTTTGATATCAGTATCAATCATGATCCACTTTTGAGTCATTCAACAGTGTTTTAGAACCAGCATTACTTCTGTTTGGTTATTAGGATAAAGAATTCttttcccggggtgcctgggtggttcagttggttaagtgtccaactcttgatctcgctcaggtcatgatctcaccatttgtgagttcaagccccaagtcaggctcctcactgacagcatggggcctactctggattctgtcttcccctctctctgctcctcccctgctctctcttgcattcactctctaaaaatatataaactttaaaacaaaagttttccttctttacaCAGTATCTATCAAAAGTCACAACAATTTATTTGCATAACATTGAGAGAGCTTTTTTCATTTAACCCACACATGTAAACTGATGTTCAAAACTTAACATCCCACAAAACAATCTTAAGAGGTTTATTTACATGAAAGAAGGGTTAGGCTGCACCTCCAGGAATAATTACTAAATTTGTGTTAAACTGATTAATCCTTTTAACTACACCTAACACATGATCTCTATAAACAAAACTACCTGGGTTGGGTTATTTCAGGCTACGTAAAGGCTTCAAACAATACTTTGCTGatcaaaacaaggaaatagtGCACTATGCAATAGGAGAGTTTATAAAGACTTTAACTTAAGGCAACTAcctcttttgggggaaaaaaaatcccccctTGTAATTAGGTATATAAAGTCCCACAGAAGTCATTTAAAACATAATGGCATGGTTACCTTTAACCCTTTTGCCATGTTCaaagcaacttttaaaattatggcTGCTGGAAAAGGATCTTGGCTGTCTTTATTTCGTTCTTCTATTAAGTCATTTAAAGACTTTTCCCCTCCATATTCCATAGCAAGACACAGACTACCGTCACTGGCTTCAGTGAAAGCACGATAACCTTAAAGAAAACAGGATATTTTCTTACTAGAATAGGGAAGAACAactgtatttatgtttttttacaGTGATCGAAAACGTGTCTGGAGTAACACTGACAAAATACAATGAAACCACTATTTATGAAACTAATTCAGTAGATACAATTTAAAATGACTTCAGTGCTTGCCAACAGTATTgcaaattaaagtatttttaaatgaaatgctcTATGCCTTCCTAAATATAATGGTTTCACCAGTCttaattatattagaaaataaggaaattctcTAAATAAGATCATTGTATATTCCTGAATTCTTTACAGTGCCAGCATCATAATGACTATATCTATtcccatgaaattttaaatatatataaacattacaaatattacataataatttatattctaaaaCAGTCACAATAATTTGATTCTTGCCAAACTCCACCAtcatctccatttttattagtGAAACTGGTTAAGAGATTATTACAAAGTGTCTGAATAAACACACATACTGCTAcgaaataaatttaaacttacCTACAATGTTTGGATGATGGAGGTTTTTCAAAATCTTAGCTTCATCTATTAGCCTCTTTTGATACATACTTTGATAATGATCATTACATCTAGGGTTAATCTTTTTCACAGCCCAAGGAGAATGAGACAAACCTCTTGgagatcttaaaaaaataatcaaaaattatatagaaagaataagaaccacaaTGTATTTCAAATGACTAGGAAGAACTTACACATTTTGAAAAGAGCTCAATAgtaatttgttttaaacattttcaaaaaatattttcaactatcAACACCTCTGCTCCATATCCTTTTTAAGGAAGATATCTAGCTAATATATCTGTTAATTATAAGAGAAGCCTGACATCTATTGCTGAAAGGGATGGGTTAAAAAGAGACaattagaaggaaaaagatggaatgttataaattttaaacttcaaaattatactattttctaatttttccattcCAGCATGTCAGACTACCAACTACTTATCAAACACTTAACTATATGTACCACAGGCAAGTTACAGAAtggtaaataataaacattaatgtcCAAGAAGTTTAAAGAAGAGATGTACAAAAAACATTTGACTCATATATGACCATGCAAAGAATAACAGATTGTTCTTAACCAACAAATATTGTGTCCCTACACTAGCCAGTCCATCCTATACTGTTCACCATCTACTCAAAAGACATATGTTTAAGGAGATAATAAacatacaaatgagaaaaaaatataaagtgtcTATTTTCTAGGAAGATACagccattttaagaatatttaaggtGTAAACATTTTGAAGTCTAAATAAACAGGTAAAACAAACTCAGGGAAAAGTTTACCTGATAAAGTAGGTAGTTATTTATAGGTACAGCAAATTAACAAGGACAAAGTGTATGCGACATATGGGCACAAAAGCTAATGAAAGAGCCTCAAAAGTTAGAGATAAAAAGTTTAACAATAGGAAGATAAAACAATAGACAGAGCCAAGAACCTACCACTTCATGAACACAGCTCTATGATCACAGgaccttttttctctctttttttaaatcaaaaaaacaTGCACTTAAAGGATTGCTAGATTTAATTTACATACATCTATCATACACAAGTTTATCCGAACTATTCTTAAACCTCCAGTTTTAGATAACAACAGTATTTGAAGATGACCTCTTCCATaccattttattatgaaaaatatatttttcagggtgcctgggtggctcagtctgttaaacgcccgtctcttgatatcggctcaggttgtTGTGATCTCTTGGTCCTGAGATCGAGCTCCactgcaatgacagtgcagagcctgcttgggattctctctttccctctctctccgcccttcccctgctggtgtgcgttcgcactctctcaaaataaacttaaaaatatgaaaaataatacaccACAATTTTACTTGAGGCTagtcatttttagaaataaatttggggggcgcctgggtggcgcagtcggttaagcgtccgacttcggccaggtcacgatctcgcggtccgcaagttcgagccccgcgtcgggctctgggctgatggctcggagcctggagcctgtttctgattctgtgtctccctctctctctgcccctcccccgttcatgctctgtctctctctgtcccaaaaataaataaacgttgaaaaaaaaaaattaaaaaaaaaagaaataaatttggaatCTTCACAATGaggcacatgcacactctctctcaaaataaataaacattaaaaaaaaaaaagaaaaatatgtatttcaagtTTCAAAGGTACCCCTCAACTCCTGAGTGTTTAGAATTCagtgaacaggggcacctgggtggctcagtcagttaagcaaccaactttggctcaggtcatgatctcccggttcatgggttcaagccccatgttgggctctgtgctgacagctcagagcctggagcctgtttcagattctgtgtctccctctctctctgcccctctcctgatcactctgtgtctctctctctctcaaaaatacataaacattaaaaaaattttagaattcagtGAACAATTCCATATTTGCCTTTCCATAACATATCTCAATCTACAGACATAtttatgaaatctgaataaaatattttgccaaaCTATATGTTGGTTTGTTGAAAAGATAAAACAGGCAGATCTTTAAT includes:
- the PBK gene encoding lymphokine-activated killer T-cell-originated protein kinase isoform X2, with translation MEEINNFKTPSKLSEKKKSALCSTPCINIPASPFMQKLGFGTGVNVYLMKRSPRGLSHSPWAVKKINPRCNDHYQSMYQKRLIDEAKILKNLHHPNIVGYRAFTEASDGSLCLAMEYGGEKSLNDLIEERNKDSQDPFPAAIILKVALNMAKGLKYLHQEKKLLHGDIKSSNVVIKGDFETIKICDVGVSLPLDENMTDKTFDESDFDDEAYYAALGTRPPVNMEELDETYQKVIELFSVCTNEDPKDRPSAAHIVEALEMDVQ